Proteins from a single region of Theobroma cacao cultivar B97-61/B2 chromosome 10, Criollo_cocoa_genome_V2, whole genome shotgun sequence:
- the LOC108663681 gene encoding uncharacterized protein LOC108663681, protein MHKGITLILLIGLLAWTYQAIQPPPPKVCGSPGSPPVTATRIKLRDGRHLAYKEHGLSKEMAKQKIIFVHGFASCRHDEVIVAYLPPEVVEELGVYSVSFDKPGYGESDPDPRRTLKSLALDIEELADQLRLGPKFYIIGISMGGQSVWGCLKYIPHRLAGATLLAPVINYWWPGFPANLSTEAYYQQLPQDQWALRVAHYLPFLVYWWNTQKLVPASAVQARRPEIFSPQDIQLLPKIAYRHNHKGFVSQQGVFESSHREMRIGFGKWELDPLDIESPFPNNEGSVHLWMGDEDGLVPVILQRYIAKRLSWIQYHELPGAGHLFPYADGMSEAIIRALLAGQK, encoded by the exons ATGCACAAGGGAATTACACTCATCTTGTTAATTGGTTTGCTGGCATGGACATATCAGGCCATCCAGCCTCCACCTCCCAAGGTCTGTGGATCTCCTGGTAGTCCTCCTGTTACAGCAACTAGAATAAAACTGAGGGATGGAAGGCATTTGGCCTACAAGGAACATGGTCTATCAAAAGAAATGGCCAAACAAAAGATCATCTTTGTTCATGGCTTTGCCAGTTGCAGACATGATGAAGTCATTGTGGCGTACCTCCCCCCG GAAGTTGTTGAGGAACTAGGGGTATACAGTGTGTCCTTTGATAAACCAGGGTATGGAGAAAGTGATCCTGATCCAAGGCGAACGCTAAAGAGTTTGGCCCTTGACATCGAAGAGCTTGCTGATCAGTTGAGACTTGGACccaaattttatataattggaATTTCTATGGGAGGCCAATCTGTGTGGGGCTGCCTAAAGTACATACCTCATAG ACTAGCAGGAGCAACGCTACTGGCACCAGTTATCAACTATTGGTGGCCTGGCTTTCCCGCCAACTTATCTACAGAAGCATACTACCAGCAGCTTCCTCAAGACCAATGGGCCCTGCGTGTTGCTCACTATCTCCCATTCTTGGTCTATTGGTGGAAcactcaaaagcttgttcctgCATCCGCTGTACAAGCCCGTAGACCTGAAATTTTCTCCCCTCAAGATATCCAACTCCTACCTAAAATTGCTTATAGACACAATCACAAG GGATTTGTAAGTCAGCAAGGAGTATTTGAGTCCTCGCATCGTGAAATGAGGATTGGTTTTGGTAAGTGGGAATTAGATCCCCTTGATATCGAGTCTCCTTTCCCAAACAATGAAGGCTCTGTTCACCTTTGGATGGGGGATGAGGACGGCTTAGTACCAGTTATTCTTCAACGCTACATTGCCAAAAGACTTTCATGGATTCAGTACCACGAATTACCAGGTGCAGGCCATTTGTTTCCATATGCTGATGG